In Bombus pascuorum chromosome 13, iyBomPasc1.1, whole genome shotgun sequence, a single genomic region encodes these proteins:
- the LOC132913385 gene encoding transcription factor 15-like yields MAARKKEESSKQRYQANARERDRTHRRIFSYEKFANTLSEGKESKREIQEIQSSLCSVNTAFSTLRTLIPTEPADRKLSKIETLRLASSYISHLGAVLVAGPIDQPCLRVEDSSGLYGTNYWTDSQTRPQVCTFCLAMHKKYNLNITSGAISNY; encoded by the exons ATGGCTGcacgaaagaaagaggaatcATCAAAGCAACGTTATCAAGCGAACGCACGTGAAAGGGATCGCACTCATAG GAGAATATTCAGTTATGAAAAATTCGCGAATACTCTAAGCGAGGGTAAGGAATCCAAACGCGAAATTCAAGAAATCCAATCTTCGCTCTGCAGTGTGAACACGGCTTTCAGTACCTTGAGAACTTTAATACCAACGGAACCTGCGGATaggaaattatcaaaaatagaGACATTGAGATTAGCGAGCAGTTACATCAGCCATTTGGGTGCTGTTCTTGTTGCTGGTCCTATAGATCAACCGTGTTTACGCGTTGAGGATAGCAGCGGACTTTACGGAACAAATTATTGGACTGATTCACAAACAAGGCCGCAAGTCTGCACTTTTTGCCTTGCTATGCACAAAAAATAT aacttaaatattacttcaggagcaatttcaaattattga
- the LOC132913380 gene encoding thyroid receptor-interacting protein 6 isoform X2 — protein sequence MSNVSNLEQQIANLQINHGDGIKTIKSGKKVGPAVPPKPKKSQPQAASVPSYSTVLNNSGQNEKSSNLYVNSPSPYVPLNIEKNDFSLPSTANGKDVPKNYQNNENFYVHQSDEKFEPKYGYDEKNHYSNIGNMPAPQVPVEDHSRSTRNIVYSNIDPPISIPVNKTVKTEKDIIYSNIQWNSKPENTYCNIPSALNNDDLPPPPEPSEYVPCVPGSSFPPPPEELPPPPSPVSSSYSELRRATYQTDFPPDNYPNDIYGPSSQSSSTYESIYEPINPRPPSQLSCNYSMYSGYGSATSTQPQGKVSPVKEVDVLTDLLVQGMEDNAEDSDIYGICAQCGRKVEGEGTGCSAMDKVFHIDCFCCYVCKVNLQGKPFYSLENKPYCEEDYLNTLEKCCVCTRPILDRILRATGKPYHPSCFTCVVCGQSLDGIPFTVDATNQIHCIECFHKKFAPRCCVCKLPIMPEPGQEETVRVVALDRSFHIQCYKCEDCGLVLSSDSEGRGCYPLDDHVLCKSCNATRVQALTSHMTTEL from the exons ATGTCTAACGTTAGTAATTTAGAACAGCAAATtgcaaatttacaaattaatcatGGCGATGGCATTAAAACCATCAAGTCTGGAAAAAAAGTGGGACCAGCTGTACCTCCGAAACCAAAAAAATCACAACCACAG GCTGCATCAGTGCCATCATATAGTACAGTACTTAATAATTCTggtcaaaatgaaaaatcatcaAATTTATACGTGAATTCTCCTTCACCATATGTGCCACtaaatatagagaaaaatgACTTTTCATTACCATCCACTGCGAATGGAAAAGATGTTCCTAAAAACTACCAGAACaatgagaatttttatgtgCACCAATcagatgaaaaatttgaacCAAAATATGGATATGATGAAAAAAatcattattcaaatattgGTAATATGCCTGCTCCTCAAGTTCCAGTTGAAGATCACTCAAGATCAACaagaaatatcgtatatagtaatatagaTCCTCCAATATCTATACCAGTTAATAAGACAGTTAAAACTGAAAAAGACATTATCTACAGCAATATTCAATGGAATTCTAAACCagaaaatacatattgtaACATTCCTTCTGCACTCAATAATG atGACTTACCACCACCACCAGAACCTTCAGAATATGTACCATGTGTGCCGGGTAGTTCCTTCCCGCCACCACCGGAAGAATTACCGCCTCCGCCAAGTCCTGTGTCATCTAGTTATAGCGAACTTAGACGCGCTACTTATCAAACTGATTTTCCACCTGACAATTACCCAAATGATATTTATGGTCCAAGTTCACAATCCAGTTCTACATATGAATCTATATACGAACCAATTAATCCTAGACCACCGTCACAATTATCTTGCAATTATTCCATGTACTCTGGTTATGGATCTGCTACATCTACTCAGCCCCAAGGAAAAGTCTCTCCAGTTAAGGAA gtAGACGTTTTGACTGATCTGTTAGTTCAAGGAATGGAAGATAACGCTGAAGACAGTGATATATATGGGATTTGTGCCCAGTGTGGTCGCAAAGTTGAAGGCGAAGGTACCGGTTGTTCCGCGATGGATAAGGTTTTCCATATTGACTGCTTCTGTTGTTATGTTTGTAAGGTTAACCTACAAGGTAAACCCTTCTATTCACTGGAAAACAAACCCTATTGCGAGGAAGATTATTTGAATACTTTGGAAAAGTGCTGCGTTTGTACTAGACCAATACTCGATAGAATATTAAGAGCCACAGGTAAACCTTATCATCCATCCTGTTTTACGTGTGTTGTTTGCGGGCAAAGTTTGGATGGTATACCATTTACGGTAGACGCTACAAATCAGATTCATTGCATAGAATGTTTCCACAA AAAATTTGCACCTCGTTGTTGCGTTTGTAAGTTACCGATTATGCCAGAACCAGGACAAGAGGAAACTGTGCGCGTTGTAGCGTTAGATCGTAGTTTTCATATTCAGTGTTACAAATGCGAGGATTGTGGGTTGGTTTTATCCTCTGATTCCGAGGGACGTGGATGCTATCCTTTGGATGACCATGTGTTATGCAAAAGCTGTAATGCTACTCGTGTGCAAGCATTAACGTCACATATGACGACTGAATTATAA
- the LOC132913380 gene encoding thyroid receptor-interacting protein 6 isoform X1, with product MSNVSNLEQQIANLQINHGDGIKTIKSGKKVGPAVPPKPKKSQPQIPQSYTIKAASVPSYSTVLNNSGQNEKSSNLYVNSPSPYVPLNIEKNDFSLPSTANGKDVPKNYQNNENFYVHQSDEKFEPKYGYDEKNHYSNIGNMPAPQVPVEDHSRSTRNIVYSNIDPPISIPVNKTVKTEKDIIYSNIQWNSKPENTYCNIPSALNNDDLPPPPEPSEYVPCVPGSSFPPPPEELPPPPSPVSSSYSELRRATYQTDFPPDNYPNDIYGPSSQSSSTYESIYEPINPRPPSQLSCNYSMYSGYGSATSTQPQGKVSPVKEVDVLTDLLVQGMEDNAEDSDIYGICAQCGRKVEGEGTGCSAMDKVFHIDCFCCYVCKVNLQGKPFYSLENKPYCEEDYLNTLEKCCVCTRPILDRILRATGKPYHPSCFTCVVCGQSLDGIPFTVDATNQIHCIECFHKKFAPRCCVCKLPIMPEPGQEETVRVVALDRSFHIQCYKCEDCGLVLSSDSEGRGCYPLDDHVLCKSCNATRVQALTSHMTTEL from the exons ATGTCTAACGTTAGTAATTTAGAACAGCAAATtgcaaatttacaaattaatcatGGCGATGGCATTAAAACCATCAAGTCTGGAAAAAAAGTGGGACCAGCTGTACCTCCGAAACCAAAAAAATCACAACCACAG atACCACAAAGTTATACTATAAAGGCTGCATCAGTGCCATCATATAGTACAGTACTTAATAATTCTggtcaaaatgaaaaatcatcaAATTTATACGTGAATTCTCCTTCACCATATGTGCCACtaaatatagagaaaaatgACTTTTCATTACCATCCACTGCGAATGGAAAAGATGTTCCTAAAAACTACCAGAACaatgagaatttttatgtgCACCAATcagatgaaaaatttgaacCAAAATATGGATATGATGAAAAAAatcattattcaaatattgGTAATATGCCTGCTCCTCAAGTTCCAGTTGAAGATCACTCAAGATCAACaagaaatatcgtatatagtaatatagaTCCTCCAATATCTATACCAGTTAATAAGACAGTTAAAACTGAAAAAGACATTATCTACAGCAATATTCAATGGAATTCTAAACCagaaaatacatattgtaACATTCCTTCTGCACTCAATAATG atGACTTACCACCACCACCAGAACCTTCAGAATATGTACCATGTGTGCCGGGTAGTTCCTTCCCGCCACCACCGGAAGAATTACCGCCTCCGCCAAGTCCTGTGTCATCTAGTTATAGCGAACTTAGACGCGCTACTTATCAAACTGATTTTCCACCTGACAATTACCCAAATGATATTTATGGTCCAAGTTCACAATCCAGTTCTACATATGAATCTATATACGAACCAATTAATCCTAGACCACCGTCACAATTATCTTGCAATTATTCCATGTACTCTGGTTATGGATCTGCTACATCTACTCAGCCCCAAGGAAAAGTCTCTCCAGTTAAGGAA gtAGACGTTTTGACTGATCTGTTAGTTCAAGGAATGGAAGATAACGCTGAAGACAGTGATATATATGGGATTTGTGCCCAGTGTGGTCGCAAAGTTGAAGGCGAAGGTACCGGTTGTTCCGCGATGGATAAGGTTTTCCATATTGACTGCTTCTGTTGTTATGTTTGTAAGGTTAACCTACAAGGTAAACCCTTCTATTCACTGGAAAACAAACCCTATTGCGAGGAAGATTATTTGAATACTTTGGAAAAGTGCTGCGTTTGTACTAGACCAATACTCGATAGAATATTAAGAGCCACAGGTAAACCTTATCATCCATCCTGTTTTACGTGTGTTGTTTGCGGGCAAAGTTTGGATGGTATACCATTTACGGTAGACGCTACAAATCAGATTCATTGCATAGAATGTTTCCACAA AAAATTTGCACCTCGTTGTTGCGTTTGTAAGTTACCGATTATGCCAGAACCAGGACAAGAGGAAACTGTGCGCGTTGTAGCGTTAGATCGTAGTTTTCATATTCAGTGTTACAAATGCGAGGATTGTGGGTTGGTTTTATCCTCTGATTCCGAGGGACGTGGATGCTATCCTTTGGATGACCATGTGTTATGCAAAAGCTGTAATGCTACTCGTGTGCAAGCATTAACGTCACATATGACGACTGAATTATAA
- the LOC132913380 gene encoding lipoma-preferred partner homolog isoform X3, which produces METSMIPQSYTIKAASVPSYSTVLNNSGQNEKSSNLYVNSPSPYVPLNIEKNDFSLPSTANGKDVPKNYQNNENFYVHQSDEKFEPKYGYDEKNHYSNIGNMPAPQVPVEDHSRSTRNIVYSNIDPPISIPVNKTVKTEKDIIYSNIQWNSKPENTYCNIPSALNNDDLPPPPEPSEYVPCVPGSSFPPPPEELPPPPSPVSSSYSELRRATYQTDFPPDNYPNDIYGPSSQSSSTYESIYEPINPRPPSQLSCNYSMYSGYGSATSTQPQGKVSPVKEVDVLTDLLVQGMEDNAEDSDIYGICAQCGRKVEGEGTGCSAMDKVFHIDCFCCYVCKVNLQGKPFYSLENKPYCEEDYLNTLEKCCVCTRPILDRILRATGKPYHPSCFTCVVCGQSLDGIPFTVDATNQIHCIECFHKKFAPRCCVCKLPIMPEPGQEETVRVVALDRSFHIQCYKCEDCGLVLSSDSEGRGCYPLDDHVLCKSCNATRVQALTSHMTTEL; this is translated from the exons ATGGAAACATCAATg atACCACAAAGTTATACTATAAAGGCTGCATCAGTGCCATCATATAGTACAGTACTTAATAATTCTggtcaaaatgaaaaatcatcaAATTTATACGTGAATTCTCCTTCACCATATGTGCCACtaaatatagagaaaaatgACTTTTCATTACCATCCACTGCGAATGGAAAAGATGTTCCTAAAAACTACCAGAACaatgagaatttttatgtgCACCAATcagatgaaaaatttgaacCAAAATATGGATATGATGAAAAAAatcattattcaaatattgGTAATATGCCTGCTCCTCAAGTTCCAGTTGAAGATCACTCAAGATCAACaagaaatatcgtatatagtaatatagaTCCTCCAATATCTATACCAGTTAATAAGACAGTTAAAACTGAAAAAGACATTATCTACAGCAATATTCAATGGAATTCTAAACCagaaaatacatattgtaACATTCCTTCTGCACTCAATAATG atGACTTACCACCACCACCAGAACCTTCAGAATATGTACCATGTGTGCCGGGTAGTTCCTTCCCGCCACCACCGGAAGAATTACCGCCTCCGCCAAGTCCTGTGTCATCTAGTTATAGCGAACTTAGACGCGCTACTTATCAAACTGATTTTCCACCTGACAATTACCCAAATGATATTTATGGTCCAAGTTCACAATCCAGTTCTACATATGAATCTATATACGAACCAATTAATCCTAGACCACCGTCACAATTATCTTGCAATTATTCCATGTACTCTGGTTATGGATCTGCTACATCTACTCAGCCCCAAGGAAAAGTCTCTCCAGTTAAGGAA gtAGACGTTTTGACTGATCTGTTAGTTCAAGGAATGGAAGATAACGCTGAAGACAGTGATATATATGGGATTTGTGCCCAGTGTGGTCGCAAAGTTGAAGGCGAAGGTACCGGTTGTTCCGCGATGGATAAGGTTTTCCATATTGACTGCTTCTGTTGTTATGTTTGTAAGGTTAACCTACAAGGTAAACCCTTCTATTCACTGGAAAACAAACCCTATTGCGAGGAAGATTATTTGAATACTTTGGAAAAGTGCTGCGTTTGTACTAGACCAATACTCGATAGAATATTAAGAGCCACAGGTAAACCTTATCATCCATCCTGTTTTACGTGTGTTGTTTGCGGGCAAAGTTTGGATGGTATACCATTTACGGTAGACGCTACAAATCAGATTCATTGCATAGAATGTTTCCACAA AAAATTTGCACCTCGTTGTTGCGTTTGTAAGTTACCGATTATGCCAGAACCAGGACAAGAGGAAACTGTGCGCGTTGTAGCGTTAGATCGTAGTTTTCATATTCAGTGTTACAAATGCGAGGATTGTGGGTTGGTTTTATCCTCTGATTCCGAGGGACGTGGATGCTATCCTTTGGATGACCATGTGTTATGCAAAAGCTGTAATGCTACTCGTGTGCAAGCATTAACGTCACATATGACGACTGAATTATAA
- the LOC132913378 gene encoding atrophin-1-like isoform X1: protein MSSASTGGTEGSSPASSPASATSLTMAAPKYGTLVPNRIFVGGISANTSVEELAELFSSYGNVKATKIIADRAGVSKGYGFVTFETEEEAKRLQQESECIVLRERKLNIAPAIKKQPFNRSLDGGSGSPPSVPTSTYYYPNGMGLTYQNGMTFYNTTAPTPTTPIAPPTDPATIYQATGVFGPQAAGHQTFTPVMYPCPAPSLYMPQQYQYSPMPYECYAGAVAAGAHQYLYPTNNSQNSTSGGNSNSGSGNNGTGATSPPTGPPQPIPSLPPPPPTHFYPPAAPPPHHHPPVPAGPAPPQMDHIYYPFAAGPHPPPPSHASMGLTDQQLLLLPTDASCQQTSSSDGQVAPQEDSRSTSSHSEQAHGETQAASGSATPLVSLMPVKFPMSGRYTNYHPIAIHTANLYSSQTCLNETDDCSGNQMHCRAIVYHPAAVYIPHTHTSPFHNASGGTSLLPTPPSISQQLFDSSNKNQCFNSRDYTKSGNVNGQNNYSKSQNHGIALSHQNPFFRAQNIGNSQPYKHSNIDGSYKYTTPAMSSRFSMQYSKKAVGSNVGSPASFVAQKSSENYNQKSFGSNTTSGQPYSCTNTQKMFNPAANFDYANGRKTNSGGDQYFENATKPSNYPSRKNTTNYRNNGVIAGQTDGGNNSNSQSNDKYVTNIENENSNSQGVQGTENSSSEKPVSPPPAPYSPMTRPLPTLSPPTSQVQFYNPAQNRYQPSLAPSQHQQQPQQSNTQRRYTIAPALTASRKPTEKYANSNSQAATTTMLRQNKYKVNGIIQAGNKVADDSLGGAGDAPPGVGRMPITPPGTPRTHPGHPAGDQGQLSDACHQMQALTL from the exons ATG AGTTCGGCATCAACGGGTGGTACTGAGGGGTCTAGTCCAGCCTCTAGCCCTGCCTCAGCAACAAGTCTCACAATGGCTGCTCCAAAATATGGTACCTTGGTTCCAAATCGCATCTTTGTAGGCGGTATTTCAGCTAATACCAGTGTAGAAGAACTTGCTGAACTTTTTTCCTCTTATGGCAATGTAAAGGCTACAAAAATAATTGCTGACCGAGCTGGTGTTTCCAAAGGTTATGGATTTGTTACATTTGAAACTGAGGAAGAAGCTAAAAGACTTCAGCAAGAG tctGAATGCATTGTATTaagggaaagaaaattaaatatagcaCCTGCAATTAAAAAACAACCTTTCAATAGATCTTTGGATGGTGGTTCTGGCTCGCCACCCTCTGTGCCTACTAGTACTTACTATTACCCAAATG GTATGGGGTTGACATACCAAAATGGCATGACATTTTATAACACAACAGCTCCAACACCAACAACACCAATTGCTCCACCGACCGATCCAGCAACTATTTATCAAGCTACCGGAGTGTTCg GACCACAAGCTGCTGGTCATCAAACTTTCACGCCTGTGATGTACCCGTGTCCTGCTCCATCTCTTTACATGCCACAACAATATCAGTATTCGCCTATGCCG TACGAGTGTTATGCAGGGGCAGTCGCCGCCGGAGCTCATCAGTACTTGTATCCAACGAATAACTCGCAGAACAGCACGAGTGGCGGTAACAGTAATTCCGGAAGTGGTAACAATGGCACAGGGGCGACCAGTCCACCAACGGGTCCTCCACAGCCAATTCCATCTTTACCCCCTCCGCCACCGACGCATTTCTATCCTCCTGCCGCTCCACCACCGCATCATCATCCACCGGTGCCTGCAGGTCCTGCACCTCCCCAGATGGACCACATTTATTATCCGTTCGCAGCTGGGCCCCATCCACCTCCTCCATCGCATGCCTCCATGGGATTGACCGATCAGCAGCTATTACTTCTCCCTACTGATGCCTCATGTCAACAAACGTCTTCATCTGATGGTCAGGTTGCTCCTCAGGAG GATTCTCGTTCGACATCAAGCCACTCGGAGCAAGCACATGGTGAAACACAGGCTGCTTCAGGGTCAGCCACACCCTTGGTGTCCTTAATGCCCGTGAAATTTCCCATGTCCGGTCGTTACACCAATTATCATCCAATCGCGATACACACCGCTAACTTGTACAGTTCCCAGACATGTTTAAATGAAACTGACGATTGCAGTGGCAATCAGATGCATTGCAGGGCAATCGTGTATCATCCGGCAGCCGTTTACATTCCTCACACACATACATCTCCATTTCATAACGCATCCGGTGGTACCAGCCTGTTGCCGACACCTCCGTCAATATCACAACAGttattcgattcttcgaaCAAGAATCAGTGTTTCAATTCCAGAGATTACACGAAATCCGGGAACGTGAACGGCCAAAATAACTATTCAAAATCGCAGAATCACGGGATCGCGTTGTCTCATCAGAATCCGTTCTTTCGAGCTCAAAATATAGGGAATTCTCAACCGTACAAGCATAGTAATATAGATGGAAGCTATAAGTACACCACGCCGGCGATGAGCTCGCGATTCTCCATGCAGTATAGCAAAAAGGCGGTTGGCTCGAACGTGGGCTCCCCGGCTTCCTTCGTAGCACAAAAGTCATCGGAGAATTACAACCAAAAATCGTTTGGTTCGAATACAACCAGCGGTCAGCCATATAGTTGCACGAATACacagaaaatgtttaatccaGCGGCGAATTTCGATTACGCGAACGGCCGTAAGACTAATAGCGGCGGTGATCAGTATTTCGAGAACGCAACAAAACCGAGTAACTATCCCAGCCGTAAAAATACGACGAACTATAGAAACAACGGGGTGATCGCCGGACAAACCGATGGAGGTAATAATTCCAATAGTCAGTCAAATGATAAATACGTGACTAATATCGAAAACGAGAATAGTAATTCGCAGGGTGTCCAAGGGACGGAGAATAGTAGTTCGGAGAAGCCGGTGAGCCCACCGCCAGCGCCCTATTCGCCCATGACAAGACCCCTTCCAACTTTGTCACCACCCACCTCCCAGGTCCAGTTCTACAATCCGGCGCAAAACCGCTATCAGCCATCCTTAGCCCCGTCCCAGCATCAGCAGCAGCCACAACAGTCGAACACTCAACGTCGGTACACCATCGCTCCTGCGTTGACCGCGAGCAGAAAACCGACGGAGAAGTACGCGAATTCCAATTCCCAGGCAGCTACCACAACGATGTTACGGCAGAACAAGTACAAGGTTAATGGAATAATACAGGCCGGTAACAAAGTAGCGGACGATAGTCTTGGAGGAGCTGGTGATGCTCCACCAGGAGTTGGAAGAATGCCGATAACACCACCCGGAACGCCAAGGACTCATCCGGGTCATCCTGCTGGCGACCAAGGTCAGCTGAGCGACGCGTGCCATCAGATGCAAGCTCTGACCCTTTAA
- the LOC132913378 gene encoding atrophin-1-like isoform X2: MAAPKYGTLVPNRIFVGGISANTSVEELAELFSSYGNVKATKIIADRAGVSKGYGFVTFETEEEAKRLQQESECIVLRERKLNIAPAIKKQPFNRSLDGGSGSPPSVPTSTYYYPNGMGLTYQNGMTFYNTTAPTPTTPIAPPTDPATIYQATGVFGPQAAGHQTFTPVMYPCPAPSLYMPQQYQYSPMPYECYAGAVAAGAHQYLYPTNNSQNSTSGGNSNSGSGNNGTGATSPPTGPPQPIPSLPPPPPTHFYPPAAPPPHHHPPVPAGPAPPQMDHIYYPFAAGPHPPPPSHASMGLTDQQLLLLPTDASCQQTSSSDGQVAPQEDSRSTSSHSEQAHGETQAASGSATPLVSLMPVKFPMSGRYTNYHPIAIHTANLYSSQTCLNETDDCSGNQMHCRAIVYHPAAVYIPHTHTSPFHNASGGTSLLPTPPSISQQLFDSSNKNQCFNSRDYTKSGNVNGQNNYSKSQNHGIALSHQNPFFRAQNIGNSQPYKHSNIDGSYKYTTPAMSSRFSMQYSKKAVGSNVGSPASFVAQKSSENYNQKSFGSNTTSGQPYSCTNTQKMFNPAANFDYANGRKTNSGGDQYFENATKPSNYPSRKNTTNYRNNGVIAGQTDGGNNSNSQSNDKYVTNIENENSNSQGVQGTENSSSEKPVSPPPAPYSPMTRPLPTLSPPTSQVQFYNPAQNRYQPSLAPSQHQQQPQQSNTQRRYTIAPALTASRKPTEKYANSNSQAATTTMLRQNKYKVNGIIQAGNKVADDSLGGAGDAPPGVGRMPITPPGTPRTHPGHPAGDQGQLSDACHQMQALTL; this comes from the exons ATGGCTGCTCCAAAATATGGTACCTTGGTTCCAAATCGCATCTTTGTAGGCGGTATTTCAGCTAATACCAGTGTAGAAGAACTTGCTGAACTTTTTTCCTCTTATGGCAATGTAAAGGCTACAAAAATAATTGCTGACCGAGCTGGTGTTTCCAAAGGTTATGGATTTGTTACATTTGAAACTGAGGAAGAAGCTAAAAGACTTCAGCAAGAG tctGAATGCATTGTATTaagggaaagaaaattaaatatagcaCCTGCAATTAAAAAACAACCTTTCAATAGATCTTTGGATGGTGGTTCTGGCTCGCCACCCTCTGTGCCTACTAGTACTTACTATTACCCAAATG GTATGGGGTTGACATACCAAAATGGCATGACATTTTATAACACAACAGCTCCAACACCAACAACACCAATTGCTCCACCGACCGATCCAGCAACTATTTATCAAGCTACCGGAGTGTTCg GACCACAAGCTGCTGGTCATCAAACTTTCACGCCTGTGATGTACCCGTGTCCTGCTCCATCTCTTTACATGCCACAACAATATCAGTATTCGCCTATGCCG TACGAGTGTTATGCAGGGGCAGTCGCCGCCGGAGCTCATCAGTACTTGTATCCAACGAATAACTCGCAGAACAGCACGAGTGGCGGTAACAGTAATTCCGGAAGTGGTAACAATGGCACAGGGGCGACCAGTCCACCAACGGGTCCTCCACAGCCAATTCCATCTTTACCCCCTCCGCCACCGACGCATTTCTATCCTCCTGCCGCTCCACCACCGCATCATCATCCACCGGTGCCTGCAGGTCCTGCACCTCCCCAGATGGACCACATTTATTATCCGTTCGCAGCTGGGCCCCATCCACCTCCTCCATCGCATGCCTCCATGGGATTGACCGATCAGCAGCTATTACTTCTCCCTACTGATGCCTCATGTCAACAAACGTCTTCATCTGATGGTCAGGTTGCTCCTCAGGAG GATTCTCGTTCGACATCAAGCCACTCGGAGCAAGCACATGGTGAAACACAGGCTGCTTCAGGGTCAGCCACACCCTTGGTGTCCTTAATGCCCGTGAAATTTCCCATGTCCGGTCGTTACACCAATTATCATCCAATCGCGATACACACCGCTAACTTGTACAGTTCCCAGACATGTTTAAATGAAACTGACGATTGCAGTGGCAATCAGATGCATTGCAGGGCAATCGTGTATCATCCGGCAGCCGTTTACATTCCTCACACACATACATCTCCATTTCATAACGCATCCGGTGGTACCAGCCTGTTGCCGACACCTCCGTCAATATCACAACAGttattcgattcttcgaaCAAGAATCAGTGTTTCAATTCCAGAGATTACACGAAATCCGGGAACGTGAACGGCCAAAATAACTATTCAAAATCGCAGAATCACGGGATCGCGTTGTCTCATCAGAATCCGTTCTTTCGAGCTCAAAATATAGGGAATTCTCAACCGTACAAGCATAGTAATATAGATGGAAGCTATAAGTACACCACGCCGGCGATGAGCTCGCGATTCTCCATGCAGTATAGCAAAAAGGCGGTTGGCTCGAACGTGGGCTCCCCGGCTTCCTTCGTAGCACAAAAGTCATCGGAGAATTACAACCAAAAATCGTTTGGTTCGAATACAACCAGCGGTCAGCCATATAGTTGCACGAATACacagaaaatgtttaatccaGCGGCGAATTTCGATTACGCGAACGGCCGTAAGACTAATAGCGGCGGTGATCAGTATTTCGAGAACGCAACAAAACCGAGTAACTATCCCAGCCGTAAAAATACGACGAACTATAGAAACAACGGGGTGATCGCCGGACAAACCGATGGAGGTAATAATTCCAATAGTCAGTCAAATGATAAATACGTGACTAATATCGAAAACGAGAATAGTAATTCGCAGGGTGTCCAAGGGACGGAGAATAGTAGTTCGGAGAAGCCGGTGAGCCCACCGCCAGCGCCCTATTCGCCCATGACAAGACCCCTTCCAACTTTGTCACCACCCACCTCCCAGGTCCAGTTCTACAATCCGGCGCAAAACCGCTATCAGCCATCCTTAGCCCCGTCCCAGCATCAGCAGCAGCCACAACAGTCGAACACTCAACGTCGGTACACCATCGCTCCTGCGTTGACCGCGAGCAGAAAACCGACGGAGAAGTACGCGAATTCCAATTCCCAGGCAGCTACCACAACGATGTTACGGCAGAACAAGTACAAGGTTAATGGAATAATACAGGCCGGTAACAAAGTAGCGGACGATAGTCTTGGAGGAGCTGGTGATGCTCCACCAGGAGTTGGAAGAATGCCGATAACACCACCCGGAACGCCAAGGACTCATCCGGGTCATCCTGCTGGCGACCAAGGTCAGCTGAGCGACGCGTGCCATCAGATGCAAGCTCTGACCCTTTAA